CAAGACCCTCCTGGACGCCCGCCCCTAGCCTGCCGTTACGAATGGGGGAAGGCCCGCGGGACCGACTCCCGGCGGGGTAGCATGGCCCCAGCTATGAAGGTCATCACGTTTTTCAACCATGCGGGCGGCGTGGGCAAGACCAGCAGCGTGCGCGACATCGGGTTCACGCTGGCTCAGCTCGGCCACCGCGTGCTCCTGATCGACGCTGACCCGCAGGCCAACCTCACCGACTGGCTGGGTGTGCGCAGGATCGACCGGGATGGCGTCTCCCGTGACGTCGAACTTGGCGACACGCTGTACCCGGCCGTGCTCGGGGACGACGATGCGGAGTACGCGTTGCCCGAACCCGTGCGTGCGCACGGTCTCGACCTGATCCCCGGCCACCTGGACGTCGCCACCATCGAGCCGGTCTTGCCGGGGCAGTTGATGGGCGTGCTGCGCCTCAAGGAGGCCCTGCGATCCCTGACGGGACGGTACGACTTCGTGCTGATCGATCCACCCCCGAGCCTGGGTCAGCTCAGCGCGCTCGCGGTGATCGCCGCCCGCTACGTGGTGGTGCCGGTCCCCGCGAGCGGCAAGGGGCTCAAGGGCCTCCAGACGGTGGTCCAGATGCTGGCGCGCTTCCGCAAGGCCAACCCGGAGCTGACCCTCGCCATGATCCTGGTGACGCAGTACAACGACACGACCAACCACAGCCGGGAGAGCCTGGCTCAACTGCGGGCGGGCTTCGGCCACCTCGCGCCCATCAGCGCGCCCCTGGCGTATCGGCCCGCCCTGTACCCGGATTCGCAACTGCACGGGGAGCCGCTGCCCGCCTACTCCCACCGCAGCCCGGCGGTGGGGGAAATCATGCTGGCGACCGAACAACTCCTCGCGGCCCTGGGGGTGAGCGCCCATGCCTAGGACCGCCAGGAGGAGCCGGGCCGACGCCTTCGGCTCGCTGCTCGGCGCGGTGGAGGACCGGTCGCCCGCCGTGCAGCCGGTCGCCCTGGACTGGATCACCCTGCGCTCCGGCCAACCGCGACGCTTCTTCGATGAGACGTCGCTGGCCTCCCTGGCACAGAGCGTGCGTGAACAGGGAGTCCTCCAGCCGGTGCTGCTGCGCGAGGTGGACGGGGCGTACGAGTTGATTGCGGGGGAACGGCGGGTCCGCGCCGCCCGGCTGGCGGGGTTGACCGAGATCCCCGCGACCGTGCGGCAGGTCTCGGACGAGGAAGCCGACCTGATGGCGGCGTTGGAGAACTTGCAGCG
This genomic stretch from Deinococcus aestuarii harbors:
- a CDS encoding ParA family protein — translated: MKVITFFNHAGGVGKTSSVRDIGFTLAQLGHRVLLIDADPQANLTDWLGVRRIDRDGVSRDVELGDTLYPAVLGDDDAEYALPEPVRAHGLDLIPGHLDVATIEPVLPGQLMGVLRLKEALRSLTGRYDFVLIDPPPSLGQLSALAVIAARYVVVPVPASGKGLKGLQTVVQMLARFRKANPELTLAMILVTQYNDTTNHSRESLAQLRAGFGHLAPISAPLAYRPALYPDSQLHGEPLPAYSHRSPAVGEIMLATEQLLAALGVSAHA